Within the Bradyrhizobium cosmicum genome, the region GGGACGGCTCAGCACCCCAACGGGGCGAGCAAATGCCGATCAAGGCCGGGCTTATAGAGGAAGGCTGGTCGTAAAGCTAGGGTTCTGGGCCGGAAATTGCGCCCGAAAAGGGCTCAAAATCAGCGAGTATCCCGCCAGCAGGTCAAAAGTGAGCTGGCCTGCGACCTTGCCACATAGGTCCCCGCCAGCCGCCGGACGCCCGGCCCCGGGGTCCTGGCGCTGCGTTTGACCGGATTCGGCAGGATCGAGGCCAGAAGTGCCGCCTCCCGGGGGGAGAGGTTCGCCGCCGACTTGCCGAAGGCATAGGCGCTGGCCGTCTCGACGCCAAACTGCCCCTGCGGCCCGAGCTCGGCGATGTTGAGGTAGATTTCCAGGATCCGCGCCTTGGGCAGGACCAGGTCGATCCACAGCGCCAGCGGGAACTCCAGCGCCTTGCGGACGAAATCCCGCCCCTGCCAGAGGAACAGGTTCTTGGCCACCTGCTGGGTGATGGTGGAGGCGCCGCGGAAAGCAGTGCCGTCCTCCTGCGCGTCGTCGATCGCTTCGCGCAGCGCGCCCCAGTCGATGCCGTGATGCTTGCAGAAATGGGCGTCCTCGGCCGCCACCACCGCCCGCGGCAGTGAGGGCGACATGGCCGCCAGGTCGATCCACTCCCGCTGCATCGGCGCGCCGCGGAGCGAACGCCAGGCCATCAGCGTCGAAACCGGATGGCCGGCGCGGTAGAACGGGGCGATCACATAGGGGGTGAGAGCTACGAGCGCGACCAGCAGGAGGAGGATTTTAACGATGCGCAAATCGACCTTTCCGGCGCAAAATAAATGCGGCCACGGATCCCGGCATTAAGTCTGTGATAATTCGGGCCTTTTCCAGCACTTTTTAGGCCTTCCAAACGATTGACTGAGGCGGGCTCATAAAGGATTGTCCCGCCGAATTTTAGTTCTGGAGCCCTTCTTGATGACCGGCACGTCCCCGTCCGATTTCGCCAAACGTCTGGACAAGACCGCTGATGATACCGAGGCCCTGCTCGCGCGGCTCTTGTCGGACGACATCCTGCACGATGAGATCGCCCGGCCCAAGCGACTGATGGACGCAATGCGCTATTCCAGCCTGAATGGCGGCAAGCGCCTGCGGCCGTTCCTGGTGGTCGAGAGCGCAGCCGTGTTCGGCGTGCCGCGCGAAGCCGCACTGCTCGTCGGCGCGGCGCTGGAATGCATCCACTGCTATTCGCTGATCCATGACGACCTGCCGGCGATGGACAATTCGGACCTGCGCCGCGGCCGCCCCACCCTGCACAAGAAGACCGATGACGCCACCGCGATCCTCGCGGGCGACGGCCTTTTGACGCTCGCCTTCGACATCGTCACCCGCGACGAGATCCATCGCGACGCCAATGTGCGGCTGCTGCTGACGCGCGCGCTGGCGCGCTGCGCCGGCATTGGCGGCATGGTCGGCGGCCAGATCCTCGATCTCGCCGGCGAAGGCCGCTTTGGCGGCAACGAGCCGATCGACGTCGCCCGCATTCAGCAGATGAAGACCGGGGCGCTGCTGCGTTACGGCTGCATCGCCGGCGCGATCCTCGGCCAGGCCTCGCAAAAGGAATACCAGGCGCTCGACGATTACGGCCGCGCCCTCGGTGAAGCCTTCCAGATCGCCGATGACCTGCTCGACGTCGAGGGCGACGCGGCCGCGCTCGGCAAGCCGGCCGGTGCCGATGCCGCGCTCGGCAAGACCACCTTCGTCACCCAGCTCGGCATCGAAGGCGCCAAGCAGCGCGTGCGCGATCTGCTCGCGCGGGCCGACAGCGCAGTGTCGATCTTCGGCGACCGCGCCGCCGTGCTGCAAGCCGCCGCGCGGTTTGTCGCCGAGCGGAAGAACTGACGTCGCGGACAATCTTCACCTCGCCCCGCTCGCGGGGAGAGGTCGATATTCAAGCGCAGCTTGAATATCGGGTGAGGTGGACTCTCCGCGAGTCCAACTCTCACCGTCCTTGCGGAGGCTCCCCCTCACCCCAACCCTCTCCCCGCAAGCGGGGCGAGGGAGTAGATCACCGCTGCGGCAGCAACGAGAGCCAGCGAGAAAGCCGTAGTCATCATGACCACTGACAAAAAAGAAGATCCCGCCCTCGTCCGCTTCCGCCAGATGTCGCGGCCGATGCGGCTGATCTATGCGCGGCCACGGACCTTCATCTCGCTCGGCGTCGGCATCCTCGTCTGCCTGCTTTTGCCGGGCTCGATCCGGCTGACGACGCGGCTCGTGCTCGGCTGGGACGCGCTGATCGCGGTCTATCTGGTGCTGGTCTATGTGATGATGCTGTGCAACGATCACGAGCACATCCGCCGCAGCGCTGCGATGCAGGACGACGGCCGCTTCGTGATCCTGCTGGTGACAGCGATCGGCGCGTTTGCGAGCATCGCAGCGATCGTCGCCGAGCTCGGCAACCATCGCGGCGCCACAGAGCTGACGATCGCAATCACCACGATCGCGCTGTCCTGGGCGGCCGTGCACACCACCTTCGCCCTGCACTATGCTCATGACTATTATCTGCACCCGCCCGGCGGGTTGCAGTTCCCCAGCGGTGACAAGGAAGATCACGCCGACTATTGGGACTTCGTCTATTTCTCGTTCGTGATCGGCATGACCGCGCAGGTCTCCGACGTCGGCATCACCGACAAGACCATCCGCCGCACCGCCACCGCGCACGGCATCGTGTCGTTCATCTACAACACGGCCTTGCTGGCGCTGACGGTGAACATCGCGGCCAGCGCGATCTCGAACTGACGTCGCCCCGGTCTTCCGGGGCGCCGTCAACGAATGGTGCGAGACCTAGTTGCACACCTCGGCATTGGCATCGTTGCCGGGGCCGCCACCGCCGCGATATTCAAGATGGCAGCCGCGGTTGACGGGACGGCAGCCGCCGCCATTGCAGTAGACCTGCCCGCCACCCGCAGCACGGCTTGCGCCGGCTGCAGCACCAGCCGCGGCGCCGATTCCGCCCATGCCGCCGTAACCGCCTGCAGCGCCGACCTGCCGACGCTGCCGCGCGGGACGATCTTCGCTGTCCTCACGCCGCGAGGTCGCGGGCTTGGAAGCCGGCGGCTTGGCGGCGCGCTTCTTCTCGCATTCATTGTCGTCGTTCAGCGCAAAACCGTCACCACAGACGATCTTCGTGCACTTGTCGCCGTCGGCCTTGAAGCCGTGCTCGCACACCAGCGGACAGACCCGCGACGGCTTTGACTTGACCGTGTCGAGCGCATCTGTGCTCGCCACCTTCACGTCGAGCTTGGTGCCGGCATAGCGATTGAACTGCGACAGCGACCGCTGCGCGGACGTGTTCCAGTTGCCGTCGGCCTGGCCAGAGAAGCAGCCGACGCGGCCGAGCTCGGTCTGCACCGACCGGTTGAGATCGGCGGGCGCAGTCGCGGGCGTCAACGAGGCGACGTTGGTGCCAGCGGGGCTGGCCGTGGTGGCCGGGGCAGCGCTCGGCGCCGCGGCGGCCAGATTGACGCGCTGCTGCTCGGCGGCAGCGGCCTGCTGCTGCGCCTGCTCCTTGACCTTCTGCGCGGTCAGCTGCGCCTGCTCGGCAGCTTTCGCATCGGCCGCGGCCCTGGCCTGCGCATCCTTCTGCGCGCCAAGCGCGGCAAGACGATCCCGCTCCGCCTCGGCCTGCTTCGCCTTCTCGGCGGCAGCCGCATGGGCCTGCTCGGCGCCGATCTTTTCGAGCTGAAGCTTGGCGAGGCTCGCATAGAAGCCGTCGGGATGCTGGGCGAGAAATGCATCCCATGCCGGCCTGTTGCCGACCTGGAGCGCGAGCTCGTAATCGCGGCGGATATCGGCCTGCGGGTTCGCCACCGGCGCCGCCGGGGCTGCTGCCACCACCTTGACCGGCACCAGCGGCACGTCTTCGCCGCCGAGCGAGCCGTACACGAACGGCTCCTGCTTGTTGCCGGTC harbors:
- the mtgA gene encoding monofunctional biosynthetic peptidoglycan transglycosylase — its product is MRIVKILLLLVALVALTPYVIAPFYRAGHPVSTLMAWRSLRGAPMQREWIDLAAMSPSLPRAVVAAEDAHFCKHHGIDWGALREAIDDAQEDGTAFRGASTITQQVAKNLFLWQGRDFVRKALEFPLALWIDLVLPKARILEIYLNIAELGPQGQFGVETASAYAFGKSAANLSPREAALLASILPNPVKRSARTPGPGVRRLAGTYVARSQASSLLTCWRDTR
- a CDS encoding polyprenyl synthetase family protein — encoded protein: MTGTSPSDFAKRLDKTADDTEALLARLLSDDILHDEIARPKRLMDAMRYSSLNGGKRLRPFLVVESAAVFGVPREAALLVGAALECIHCYSLIHDDLPAMDNSDLRRGRPTLHKKTDDATAILAGDGLLTLAFDIVTRDEIHRDANVRLLLTRALARCAGIGGMVGGQILDLAGEGRFGGNEPIDVARIQQMKTGALLRYGCIAGAILGQASQKEYQALDDYGRALGEAFQIADDLLDVEGDAAALGKPAGADAALGKTTFVTQLGIEGAKQRVRDLLARADSAVSIFGDRAAVLQAAARFVAERKN
- a CDS encoding DUF1345 domain-containing protein, whose protein sequence is MTTDKKEDPALVRFRQMSRPMRLIYARPRTFISLGVGILVCLLLPGSIRLTTRLVLGWDALIAVYLVLVYVMMLCNDHEHIRRSAAMQDDGRFVILLVTAIGAFASIAAIVAELGNHRGATELTIAITTIALSWAAVHTTFALHYAHDYYLHPPGGLQFPSGDKEDHADYWDFVYFSFVIGMTAQVSDVGITDKTIRRTATAHGIVSFIYNTALLALTVNIAASAISN
- a CDS encoding caspase family protein, with protein sequence MRNLLRLCPLLLAAALLFGAGPAFAGKRVALVIANSAYQHAPSLTNPVNDGSVMARTLKEAGFDIVDSRHDLSALDTRRVLREFADATRGADIAVVYYAGHGIEVEGSNYLIPVDARLERDTDVFDEALSLDRVLVAVEPAKQLRLVILDACRDNPFGKTMRRTIASRGIGRGLAQVEPTSPNTLIAYSAKAGFTAQDGDGANSPFTVALSKHLTTPGLDVRRAFGFVRDEVLKSTGNKQEPFVYGSLGGEDVPLVPVKVVAAAPAAPVANPQADIRRDYELALQVGNRPAWDAFLAQHPDGFYASLAKLQLEKIGAEQAHAAAAEKAKQAEAERDRLAALGAQKDAQARAAADAKAAEQAQLTAQKVKEQAQQQAAAAEQQRVNLAAAAPSAAPATTASPAGTNVASLTPATAPADLNRSVQTELGRVGCFSGQADGNWNTSAQRSLSQFNRYAGTKLDVKVASTDALDTVKSKPSRVCPLVCEHGFKADGDKCTKIVCGDGFALNDDNECEKKRAAKPPASKPATSRREDSEDRPARQRRQVGAAGGYGGMGGIGAAAGAAAGASRAAGGGQVYCNGGGCRPVNRGCHLEYRGGGGPGNDANAEVCN